A window of Watersipora subatra chromosome 10, tzWatSuba1.1, whole genome shotgun sequence genomic DNA:
tgcttgtgattgtgttgcataaatgtaagatgttgcagttaagtgttgcataaatgtaggaGAATGAGTGTGTTTCTTTTCGTATAGAATATAAGTAGATATGtagaagtaatgtgtcatactcatcctgatgaagaagagttgactgatttatttatgtaaaaccacggTACTATGATAAAggctgtttttgtttgttatgtactcagcatagaaaaacattcatacgttaacaaaaaatataattttgttgatgggacGTGTTGGTAAAATCTTTGTATCTAGTCATTTGTTTTGAGCAgttgaacgatcttctgataaaacTACTGCGTAGTCATAATTAATGATTgttatgcaaagtttttttgttcCTATCAGTTATATTTCCATATTTTAGATGCAGACTATGCTGCGAGCTGCGAAGTATTGGGGGGCGCTGCGGGATAGGTACCAGAAGGCAAAGAAAAGGCAACGGGTCAAAGAGAAAAGTGGTTCTGCAAAATCAACCGAGCCAACGCGGTATCTATGGTCCCAGATGGCATGGTTAGATGACTACATGAAGAAATCGGAGTAAGAAtatttcatgcatatttattattggGTTGCATTGTATAACAAGTATAAGTGTTATTTTTTACCCAAACCTTGCCCTGCGTCTTATGAAATGTCTAGTTCTTATGCAATAATAGAAGAAAAACTAATGTCAATCTATTGTTACTAGCAAATGAGCAGACTAGAAATGATTTTGTCATGTTTGTAATTTCTTCCTGAATTTTATAGAACAGCCTCAAATACCTCGACCAATAATATCTCTGTTGTTGAACTCGACACGCAGATCGAAGCACCGACACCATCTACCTCCACAGATGATGGTGAGCTTGAGAGAACCACTCTTTTCAGCCCGACTATGCCACCAGTGACGCCATCTTCCCAAAGAAAAAGAAAGCGATCAAATGATGACGCAATCGCTTCCTCTCTGCTGGACAACATAAAGTCTTTCAATTCTTACTTAGATAGCAGGGTGAGTGTGTGAATGTTGGAAGATTATTTACTCATGAAACAAGAGTAGCAGCGGCttagtttatataaaaaaacaccACAATTACACTCGGACATTACCTATCACAATCGCAATACTAATTGAAGTTTTATTGTCACATAGACTTTCGGTACTAGCAATCCGATGTTTGAGTTTGTGTTGTTTTCACCTGTTTTATTAAGTCTGTCATCTCCACATCCTTTTAGAGAACTTGTCAGACTGCTACTGATGATAGTGTTGAAAGATTTGGCACCATGGTGAAGGAGCAGTACAGGCTACTGGATGCTCCTAGTCGTAGAATCTTCCACATTAAAGTCCAAAAAGCCTACCTCGAAGTAATGGAGTCGGCTTCCCCCTACCTCAGTTTGCATCATCAAATGAATGTGTTGACCAAGACTTGGATGGCAGCACATTTCATCATCTGTAGCCCGTGTAGCACTATGTTTTGG
This region includes:
- the LOC137406191 gene encoding uncharacterized protein — protein: MAWLDDYMKKSETASNTSTNNISVVELDTQIEAPTPSTSTDDGELERTTLFSPTMPPVTPSSQRKRKRSNDDAIASSLLDNIKSFNSYLDSRRTCQTATDDSVERFGTMVKEQYRLLDAPSRRIFHIKVQKAYLEVMESASPYLSLHHQMNVLTKTWMAAHFIICSPCSTMFWCNGIY